The DNA segment gattttttttaaatcacaaataaatcacaaataaacaaataaataaaataacaataacagcaataacaacccTTCTTTAAATTCAACCCCATCCAGTTTAAACCAGTTATTCAACATCCCCTCCAACACAAACACTTCATTAAGTCTGACAAGAATATAATGTGCAGGCACCAAGATCCCAAAATGACCTTGTGACCTGATGACCATTGTAGTGCTGTCCCTCTTCTGGTCACACCCCATGATGCTAAGTTTCTCTCCTTCAGAccaattaggttaagttaggttaaatgaagataggttaagttaggttaggttaaattaggttaggttaggttagattagatgcCAAATGTTTATCTCACCAATTTCTTATAAAGTTACCAATTACTTATGACTAAACATTCCTTTCTCCTATACATCAATTTATCAAgctagagaaagggagagggagagagagagagagagagagagagagagagagagagagagagagagatatgaaccTCCAATCTCTTGCCTAAATAATTGACCTTCAGACCTCGCCTTATGCTCGAGAAAGCACGGTAAATCCACACAAACACGTCTACCACAACAGTAAAAACACACGGTACACAAGCAGATAATTATGGTGCAGTGTTCCTAGCAGGCGATAAGGGGCAAGTAAGGTACACCTAGGGTAAAAATAAGCATGGTACTGATGAATAGGCTTGAAGAAGGTACTATTGGGAGTTACCTGCAGGTGGGTAGGCCTAGGGAAGGTAGGACAGGTGGGTAGGCCTAGGGAAGGTAGGACAGGTGGATAGGCCTAGACAGTACTGGTGGGCATAGGGAAATTACAAGTGTGTGTTACCTGCAGGAGGAGAGGTCTAgggaaggtagtggtgatgggtaAGCCTAGGCAGGGTGCAATGGGGGTTACCTGCAGGTGGGTAGGCATAGGCAGGGCGCCCATTGTCATCTGGTGCTGGTGGTTGCTGGGGGTATTTGACTCCCCAGCCTCGCCCTCCGCGACCCCTGAGGCCTGCTGGGGCTTCTTCTTGGGCAGGATGGTCATTGTGGTGGTTTAGGGTTGACCTGCACTCCCCGGGCACTCCAGGCGCGGTTAAATTCAACCTTTTCACTCCACCTTCCCCCAGAAAATGGCGAAAGTCCGAGAGTATAGACGAAGGAACCTTGTTTTCCGCCTTGAGGGATCGAAGCCTCCTTGGCACTCCCCAGGGCCTCAACACCCCACCTGGTAAATTTTGACGCTTTAActatttattgagaaaaagtaaattaataataatacaggaaaaacagggtGGGGATGGGTAAAAAAGCAAGGATATAACAGGAGAATACTAGGATCCCAGAGTTTTTAGAAAGGATTGAGTAgtataggagaaaaaaataatagacgaAGTGAACATCCCCTGGTTTGTTGTGGTGAGTCACGTGACCACACAGCTGATGGCaccccctccctgtccctctcccctccctctcttccctgttcACGGTCCCATCCTCCCCCGGGGCCTCTAATTGTCCAGTGCCACCCAACTAGTTAGCCCTCGCCACCCACACCTGGGCACCCCGGCGCTAATGAGGCTCGCCAAGTGGACGCTCTGAGTTATTGAGTCACCTGCAGGTGTTGCTTCTGGCAGGATTTAGGGTCCATGCTttctttaagagttttttttttttttttatcaatttatttgtttattatttctgGTTCCACTCAGTTGATACATGGCACTCTACACAACTTGCATCAAATAATGTTTGAAAAGCTCATGTCACGCCCTCAGCTCCCCTAAGGGTATCTGCGGACGTCGATTGAGGTGTGGGCATAACAAACCGTGGGATCATTGATATCTACCGACACCACAGACGCACacactaatactaatattaacACTAACAAATTATGACAAGGTTTCATTCACTACCCCAGAGACATGAACTTTGCTGAGGGGTCGCGAGTGCTGTTTGTTGGGGAGGGGGACTTCTCCTTTGTCGCGTCACTCTCCCAGCAGGGCCTGTGTGCCGGGATACACCTCACGGCCACTTCACTTCAGGAGCAGCAGAGTGAGAGGGCAAGAAGCAACGTGGAAGTGTTGGTTGAGCGAGGTGTGTTGAGTGAGGTGTTGCCTTACTTGTGGGACGTGAGGAGTTTGACaatcattatatattttctaaGCTGGTGGAGGAATTGAATGGACTTAGTAAGATTGTTAGTGCtgggtcattagggagcttgtaaagattagacaggtttatggatgggaatgataggtggaaataggtaggtgtgttttatacagggactgccatgtgtagccctgatggcttcttgcagcttccttattttcttatgttcttcctgttttagtcatgtttatttatttcagtcttGCTTACAAATGGTTTGATTCTTGTACTTTTAATGTGAATGTATTGGTATATCGGTAAGGTTCTTTAATTCTGTTTCACGATGACTCTATAAATACATAAGTCATTTAGTTCTTGAGCTATTACAAATGTGGTTcataattttaatatttactattttattccttgcatgtttcaagacacttatccttcagttctGGATGACCTTGTTTTGACCTTTACTTTGTGACTGGCGACATAatggcccttttttttttcttttacagtacTTCCACCTTACTTGTAGCTCCTGTAGTACTGCAGAATCCTGGCTTTATAATTCAATTCCACCTGTCTGTTTCCAGGTGTTAAGGTTGTATTAGGAGTGGATGCCACCCGCCTGCACCTCCACCCTGTCATTCGGCACCTCCGCTTCACCCACATTGTGTTTAATTTTCCACACGTTGGCGGAAAGATGAGGATCGACTTAAACAGGAAACTTCTTCGTGAATTCTTTCAAAGTGCAGTGGAGGTGCTGGAGTGTGGAGGGCATGTGGTGGTGACACTATGTGGAGGTCAGGCCGGTGTGCCCCCTGACCCAGTGGTGCGCCGCTGGGATGACTCGTGGAAGGTGGTGCTCATGGCCTCCTACGCTGACCTGGTTTTGAGATCCATACAAAAGTTTAGTCCAGACAGCTTCCCCGGATACACAGCAACAGGATACAGGTCCTTGGAAAAAACCTTCTGCCAGGATGGAGCTTTGATGTTCATGTTTCAAGTCTGTGAACTGTCACCTGAGCCACTTGATGCAGAGGCCACAGAAAGCGTGTTACTCTGTGATGGCTGCAGCATCAAACTCCCTGCCTTTCTCCACTCACAGCTTCAGATGGACATAATGTCTGATAAGTCCTCATTTGCTGGATATTTGTACAGCTGGGTGGTGGGGCTACTCAGTGCCAATCTCACAGTTTACTGCCAAGAGACACTGGTGTTTAGGAAAGAGACACAGTGCATGAGTCTTGGGAAGTGTGAGACTGTTAGTATATGTAAAGATCAGAGAGAATGCACCATATTTTGTCACCCGTCATACAGAATCAATGAGGAAAGTTTACAGCTGGAGCCTCTTGTAATCCTGTTTTATTCAGGAGACACAGAAATGCTGGAAAGTGTCTTGTCCCAGAGTGTAACCCTTAATGTCAGAAATGTCAGCCATTCATTCACTCCAGTTGCTAGACAGCTTGCCGTAAGGGACTTTACAGACCAGATGTGCTTCAGTGATGACCAAAGCTGTGCAGgaagtgttgtgtgttgtgtggtgagtGTAGCAGCCCTGGCCAGGCACtgtggtgtggaggaggatgaggtgtgGGCATTGGGACAGTCTGTCAGCCTTTGTGGTGATGTCCTCACATTCACCCAGTGGAGCCTTTGCCCAGTGGAGTACATTTATGACCTCAGCTTTTGGGATTCCATAGCATCAGGTGGTGAAAACAATGCACTGGTCTCTGGTACTCTTAACATGACAATTGATACGATAATCACCAACATGGGGAGAGGAACAGTTAAGAGTTACCGGCTGCTGAGTTCATACAGCCACCCAGTGCTGGGGCGCAGGAGTCACACATATCGCATTGAGTACAGGAGCTGGCATGGGGCGCTGTCTGACCAGGGTGCAAAACAGGTACACTCTCAGATTGGACAGCAGCTTGAAAAGTGTCTTGGGGTGGAGGTGAGGTAGTGTGTATGACTGGGGATGACCCACACACCTATCCTGTGATCAAGACAGCAGTTACCTGACttaatataaatacaaaataatacacCATTTTGTAATGAGTCTTGTATAAAAGCATGACATTAAATAATTCACACCAGACATCTTGTTGTTTCAGACGTCCTGTATAGCAAGTAAGCATGTCTGTGGTGGCACCCAGCCTTCCCTTGTGCTGTGGGAGGCTCACCAGGGCTGTGTGGAGAGGCCAAGTGTCTGTCTTCCGTCACTGTTCCCGGGAGACCAACACAGCACAGGGCAACATCTCCCCTAAGGACATCCTGAGACCATACAAGGCCACAGGGAGCACCAGTGGTCTGTCAAGGGAGGAGTGGCTGGACAAGAGTAAAGAGTTCCTGAAGGGACTGAGGGAGTGTCCACTGAGTGAACTGCCTGATAAATATATTGCCCTGCGGAGGAGCAAGAGCAGGGCACACGCTCCGAAGGTGAGGGCTGAGGGAAGCAGTAAGGGTGTTCAGTGGAGTTATTATAAAGTTTCTCAGTGTTGAATGATTATACTTTGATTGTCTgagttatttacttatttatttggttaCTTGTTTTCCAATTACATGATAAGGCAGTTCTCAAAGCAAATAGAAGTAACCAATTCAAGGATAT comes from the Scylla paramamosain isolate STU-SP2022 chromosome 45, ASM3559412v1, whole genome shotgun sequence genome and includes:
- the LOC135094256 gene encoding uncharacterized protein LOC135094256 isoform X1 gives rise to the protein MNFAEGSRVLFVGEGDFSFVASLSQQGLCAGIHLTATSLQEQQSERARSNVEVLVERGVKVVLGVDATRLHLHPVIRHLRFTHIVFNFPHVGGKMRIDLNRKLLREFFQSAVEVLECGGHVVVTLCGGQAGVPPDPVVRRWDDSWKVVLMASYADLVLRSIQKFSPDSFPGYTATGYRSLEKTFCQDGALMFMFQVCELSPEPLDAEATESVLLCDGCSIKLPAFLHSQLQMDIMSDKSSFAGYLYSWVVGLLSANLTVYCQETLVFRKETQCMSLGKCETVSICKDQRECTIFCHPSYRINEESLQLEPLVILFYSGDTEMLESVLSQSVTLNVRNVSHSFTPVARQLAVRDFTDQMCFSDDQSCAGSVVCCVVSVAALARHCGVEEDEVWALGQSVSLCGDVLTFTQWSLCPVEYIYDLSFWDSIASGGENNALVSGTLNMTIDTIITNMGRGTVKSYRLLSSYSHPVLGRRSHTYRIEYRSWHGALSDQGAKQVHSQIGQQLEKCLGVEVR